A genomic region of Capra hircus breed San Clemente chromosome 21, ASM170441v1, whole genome shotgun sequence contains the following coding sequences:
- the LOC108638482 gene encoding WAS/WASL-interacting protein family member 3-like — translation MADGQPATGHTSEFPEVPSRPFAAPCRPICPHLSSRQNSRTARVRGRGQHGDWPLRVTCLHPEPTSGGGGVSRCASQAGRDCGRGDAAISSAPSLRPQVSDARTLELQLPPYLPQLATEQAFQTHQWLFLGNKDTNPRWDPSPAASRPHPSSSPPAPPPQPSWPSAAPPPCPGLWPSLRPGPRQSSPATPPPPSPAPVSPLLQLPSPPHPPQLRAAGQLPDQGPGGNLALAAASGVHSPTPRHVTKNRPYFPGLQRLSSDPHHCPEEPEMRSLEFKPSPLTDTSVAALGDQPIGVLAKQRSLLWENAADLPA, via the coding sequence ATGGCTGACGGTCAACCCGCGACCGGCCACACTAGCGAGTTCCCCGAAGTCCCGAGCCGCCCCTTTGCCGCCCCCTGCCGGCCGATCTGTCCGCACCTCTCCTCGCGGCAGAACTCGCGAACCGCCCGGGTCCGGGGGCGCGGCCAGCACGGGGATTGGCCGCTCCGGGTCACGTGCCTACACCCCGAGCCAACCAGCGGAGGAGGCGGGGTCTCGCGTTGCGCCTCTCAGGCCGGGCGGGACTGTGGGCGGGGCGATGCAGCAATTAGCTCCGCCCCCTCCCTGCGGCCCCAGGTTTCAGACGCCCGCACCCTGGAGCTGCAGCTCCCGCCTTATCTTCCTCAGTTGGCGACGGAGCAAGCTTTCCAGACTCATCAGTGGCTTTTTTTGGGGAATAAGGACACAAATCCTCGCTGGGACCCGAGCCCTGCGGCCTCCCGGCCTcacccctcctcttcccctcccgcCCCTCCGCCCCAGCCATCCTGGCCTTCTGCCGCTCCGCCCCCTTGCCCCGGGCTTTGGCCCAGCCTGCGCCCCGGGCCTAGGCAGTCCTCCCCCGCCACTCCTCCTCCGCCTTCTCCAGCCCCCGTCTCTCCTCTGCTGcagctgccctccccaccccatcctccccAGCTCCGCGCAGCCGGCCAACTCCCAGATCAAGGCCCCGGGGGGAATTTGGCGCTCGCCGCCGCCTCCGGGGTCCACAGCCCCACCCCCCGTCATGTGACCAAGAACAGGCCTTACTTCCCCGGACTCCAGAGGCTCAGCTCTGACCCCCACCACTGCCCTGAGGAACCCGAGATGCGGAGCCTTGAGTTCAAACCCAGCCCTCTAACGGACACATCTGTGGCCGCCCTGGGAGATCAGCCCATCGGTGTGCTTGCAAAACAGCGCAGCCTGCTTTGGGAGAACGCTGCTGATTTGCCAGCATGA